A single Streptomyces mirabilis DNA region contains:
- a CDS encoding DUF3052 domain-containing protein — MSTSRTAGGGYSGTPLAKKIGVKAGQRVRLVHRPEGWEIPGLPDGCVVSGGDGGDGGDGAAGADVAVVFHRSLGELVAEAPALVDGLADHAMLWIAWPRKAAGHRSDITENALRELFLPLGVVDVKVAALGEDWSGLKFVRRKELRTAQKASYDVSKCGEREETQRT, encoded by the coding sequence GTGAGTACGTCCCGTACGGCCGGCGGCGGGTACTCCGGTACGCCGCTCGCCAAGAAGATCGGCGTCAAGGCCGGGCAGCGGGTACGGCTGGTGCACCGGCCCGAGGGGTGGGAGATCCCCGGACTGCCGGATGGGTGTGTCGTGTCCGGGGGCGATGGGGGCGATGGGGGCGACGGAGCCGCGGGTGCCGATGTCGCCGTCGTCTTCCATCGGTCGTTGGGGGAACTGGTCGCCGAGGCTCCGGCGCTGGTGGACGGCCTCGCCGATCACGCGATGCTCTGGATCGCCTGGCCCCGCAAGGCGGCCGGGCACCGCAGCGACATCACCGAGAACGCCCTGCGTGAGCTCTTCCTGCCGCTCGGGGTGGTCGACGTGAAGGTGGCCGCGCTGGGGGAGGACTGGTCGGGACTGAAGTTCGTACGGCGCAAAGAGCTTCGTACGGCGCAAAAGGCCTCGTACGACGTGAGTAAATGCGGAGAGCGCGAGGAAACGCAGCGTACCTGA